Proteins encoded together in one Salvelinus namaycush isolate Seneca chromosome 26, SaNama_1.0, whole genome shotgun sequence window:
- the znhit2 gene encoding zinc finger HIT domain-containing protein 2: MNPILRQRIPPSVRKLLTDIGPRDEQHCSEWTDTEPETVTRDGIELPARGTTNSSGFLTPATGKEDGDADHTDATTQSKVCGLCLCKPSYYTCPRCNVPYCGLECYRSTNHSVCSEEFYKESVLQELKDIGETECEGRKKMQDILLRLRHMADGAEGGMEGVLKTVEEEMGGSEETKERAQVLDLLSKLAEIQSSGEGNVEEILNKLKELGDKDEEAGQVVSANVGDVDEGVEGAEELDLADRLSGLDIDALSEEALWDLLSSQEKEKFRSLVKGGAVGALVPLWRPWWEQHEEGEKSLMEVLKEEMGEPGDDAAGQGGSRTRETVKTNKGQGGSLQKEEGAGLSSCEIREAESQVVVIADNEVKDSGKRLESVGKSGKEQGQRKGKGKYRKEASKAKGPKSTPGVPPINVKIPPLSSLSSHPSPLVRHGLVDALFGYTFALRLFNGDIESNVTQEFCQMVLTVSEALSSGRVFSSLQETLEGGEAAILAGGYFDREDPSSPARAVEAVAHILTGRSKQDVVGYSLAALSQLRMVLSQARAALPKEGDEGDMRKNYFLAGKKCEFFQAWVSDNAQEVRRLAAGLWREHRKREDERSALQKEKRRVEESWKKGRGKVKGVLIEEID; the protein is encoded by the coding sequence ATGAATCCAATACTTAGACAGAGAATCCCTCCATCTGTGCGGAAGTTGTTGACTGACATTGGACCAAGGGATGAGCAACACTGCAGTGAATGGACTGACACAGAGCCTGAGACTGTCACTAGAGATGGAATTGAGCTTCCTGCCAGAGGAACCACCAATAGCAGTGGATTTCTGACACCAGCTACTGGGAAAGAGGATGGAGATGCAGACCATACAGATGCCACAACACAAAGCAAAGTGTGTGGGCTGTGCTTATGCAAACCTTCTTACTACACCTGTCCACGATGCAATGTACCTTACTGTGGCCTGGAATGCTACCGGAGTACAAATCATTCTGTGTGCTCAGAGGAATTTTATAAGGAGTCTGTGTTACAGGAGCTGAAAGATATTGGAGAAACAGAGTGTGAGGGGAGGAAGAAGATGCAGGATATTCTGCTAAGGCTGAGACATATGGCAGATGGGgcagaaggagggatggagggtgttTTAAAGACCGTTGAGGAGGAGATGGGGGGTAGTGAGGAGACAAAGGAAAGAGCACAGGTTTTAGACCTCCTCTCCAAGTTAGCAGAGATTCAATCATCTGGGGAAGGGAATGTGGAGGAGATTTTAAACAAACTCAAAGAGTTAGGAGACAAGGATGAAGAAGCAGGGCAGGTGGTTTCTGCAAATGTTGGAGACGTCGATGAGGGGGTTGAAGGCGCCGAGGAGCTAGACTTGGCTGACAGGCTCTCGGGGCTGGATATCGATGCTCTCTCTGAGGAGGCATTGTGGGACCTGTTGAGCAGCCAGGAGAAGGAGAAGTTTAGGAGTCTGGTGAAGGGTGGCGCTGTAGGAGCTCTGGTCCCCCTGTGGAGACCCTGGTGGGAGCAGCACGAGGAGGGGGAAAAATCTCTGATGGAGGTATTGAAGGAGGAGATGGGCGAGCCAGGAGATGATGCAGCAGGACAGGGAGGGAGCAGGACAAGAGAAACAGTGAAGACAAATAAAGGACAGGGGGGGAGTCTGCAGAAGGAAGAAGGGGCAGGTTTATCCAGTTGTGAAATAAGAGAGGCAGAAAGTCAAGTTGTGGTCATTGCGGATAATGAAGTCAAGGATTCTGGGAAAAGACTTGAGAGTGTGGGTAAATCAGGGAAGGAGCAGGGACAGAGAAAGGGTAAgggaaaatacagaaaagaggCAAGCAAGGCTAAGGGACCAAAATCAACCCCTGGTGTGCCTCCAATCAATGTCAAAATCCCACCTCTGAGCTCCTTGTCATCCCATCCATCCCCTCTTGTTCGCCATGGCTTGGTCGATGCACTGTTTGGCTACACCTTCGCCCTACGCCTGTTCAATGGTGACATCGAGTCAAACGTAACTCAGGAGTTTTGTCAAATGGTTCTCACTGTGTCCGAGGCCCTAAGCTCAGGCAGGGTGTTCAGCTCCCTTCAGGAGACCCTTGAGGGAGGGGAGGCAGCCATTTTGGCCGGGGGCTACTTTGACCGAGAGGACCCCAGTTCCCCAGCCAGGGCTGTGGAGGCTGTGGCTCATATTCTGACTGGGAGAAGTAAGCAGGATGTCGTTGGATACTCCTTGGCAGCTTTGAGCCAACTCCGTATGGTGCTATCCCAAGCCAGGGCAGCTCTGCCCAAAGAGGGAGATGAAGGGGACATGAGAAAGAACTATTTCCTCGCGGGGAAGAAATGTGAGTTCTTTCAAGCTTGGGTGTCTGACAATGCCCAGGAGGTGAGAAGACTGGCCGCTGGGTTATGGAGAGAGCACAggaagagggaggatgagaggagtgCTTTGcagaaggagaagagaagagttgAAGAAAGCTGGAAGAAGGGAAGAGGGAAAGTGAAGGGTGTGTTGATTGAAGAAATAGATTGA
- the vps51 gene encoding vacuolar protein sorting-associated protein 51 homolog, translated as MDGDINATAPGTTPPDSDPARKRRVHGMLKLYYGLNEEGKTVDQAESMDPCDINGPHFDPEVYLNKLRRECSLGELMDQESCMVKQIRSLDSDMQTLVYENYNKFISATDTIRKMKNDFKKMEDEMDCLSTNMASITDFSARISGTLQDQHAQITKLSGVHTLLRKLQFLFELPARLNKCLELQAYAQAVSSHRRARCVLQQYSHMPSFRGIQDDCHAIMDKLAQELRQKFRDGGSSAKDLSECVELLLQLDEPAEELCDKFLSHAQSRLEADLLGLEAELRPPLSSGPTAVTDPYTGPARRLSVEPTAGSPTGPSSLKNPFLSPSSRTDILEFIDRGCNEFVSSLCLVIASYQELFVNRPQEGEMASKNIPQMAIGKLHAFVDALATRYFSLVERRIQEEKSVGDNSLLVRALDRFHRRLQAVAKLLPGSAVPSQGTEIVVRAARERIKQYLAALQSFYLNSLTDVRQALAAPRLGGSSAGGGSHLGGPATGKDAPASLPELLSTLSASILNQIKSVLASVHLFTAKDITFSNKPYFKGEFCSHGVRESLVVNFIKFVCQSSRQFCESAGDRGGSTPPALLLLLSRLCLDYETSTITYILTLTDEQFLVQHHSPVTAVTALCGEAREAAQRLLNHYVKVQGLIISQMLRKSVETRDWVNTIEPRNVRAVMKRVVEDTTSIDVQVGLLYEEGVRKAHSSDSSKRTFSVYSSSRQQTRYAPSYTPSAPMDTNLLSNIHKLFSERVEIFSPVEFNKVSVLTGIIKISLKTFLECVRLRTFGRYGLQQIQVDCHYLQMYLWRFVSDENLVHFLLDEIVGSTAHRCLDPAPMEQSVIEVICERG; from the exons ATGGACGGGGATATTAATGCTACGGCTCCGGGCACCACCCCACCTGACTCCGACCCAGCGCGGAAGCGCAGAGTGCACGGTATGTTGAAGCTCTACTATGGGCTGAACGAGGAAGGAAAGACCGTGGATCAAGCTGAGTCCATGGATCCTTGCGATATCAACGGGCCGCATTTCGATCCTGAGGTTTATCTCAATAAG CTCAGGAGAGAATGTTCCCTCGGAGAGCTGATGGACCAGGAGAGCTGCATGGTGAAGCAGATCCGCTCCTTGGACAGTGACATGCAGACATTGGTGTATGAGAACTACAACAAGTTCATCTCTGCCACAG ACACAATCAGAAAAATGAAGAATGATTTTAAGAAGATGGAGGATGAAATGGACTGTCTCTCTACCAACATGGCTTCTATCACAGATTTCAGTGCACGCATCAGTGGGACCCTTCAGGACCAGCATGCACAGATCACCAAACTGTCAG GAGTCCACACTCTCCTGAGGAAGCTGCAGTTcctgtttgagctgcctgccagGCTGAATAAGTGCCTGGAGCTGCAGGCCTATGCCCAGGCAGTGAGCTCCCATCGCCGTGCCCGCTGCGTGCTGCAGCAGTACAGCCACATGCCCTCCTTCAGGGGCATCCAGGATGACTGTCATGCCATCATGGACAAGTTGGCACAGGAGCTTAGGCAGAAATTCAG AGATGGAGGTTCGAGTGCGAAGGACCTTTCAGAGTGTGTGGAGCTTCTGCTGCAGCTGGATGAGCCGGCAGAGGAACTCTGTGACAAGTTCCTGAGTCACGCCCAGTCACGATTGGAAGCAGACCTCCTAGGACTGGAGGCGGAGCTGAGACCACCATTGTCCTCTGGACCCACAGCAGTGACAGATCCCTACACTGGCCCCGCCCGCAGATTGTCAGTTGAACCCACTGCTGGATCTCCCACTGGCCCCTCCTCTCTAAAaaatcccttcctctctcccagcTCAAGGACTGATATTCTGGAATTCATAGACAGAGGTTGCAATGAATTTGTCAGCAGCCTTTGCTTGGTCATTGCCTCGTACCAAGAGTTGTTTGTCAACCGTCCGCAAGAGGGTGAAATGGCCTCCAAAAACATCCCCCAGATGGCTATTGGCAAGTTGCATGCTTTTGTGGATGCCCTGGCCACCCGCTACTTTTCCCTGGTTGAGAGGAGGATACAGGAGGAGAAAAGTGTTGGAGACAACTCTCTCCTGGTCCGGGCTCTGGACCGTTTCCACCGCAGGCTCCAGGCTGTGGCCAAACTGCTGCCTGGGTCTGCTGTGCCCAGCCAGGGGACTGAGATCGTAGTGCGAGCAGCCAGGGAGAGGATCAAGCAGTACCTGGCAGCCCTGCAGAGTTTCTACCTGAACAGCCTGACAGACGTGAGGCAGGCCCTAGCAGCCCCTCGGCTGGGTGGAAGCTCAGCCGGAGGTGGGTCTCATCTAGGGGGGCCAGCCACCGGGAAAGATGCTCCGGCCAGCTTGCCAGagctcctctccactctgtctgcCTCCATTCTCAATCAGATCAAGTCAGTCCTGGCATCCGTGCACCTTTTTACTGCAAAGGACATCACCTTCTCCAACAAGCCTTACTTCAAG gGGGAGTTTTGTAGCCACGGTGTGCGTGAGAGCCTGGTGGTTAACTTCATTAAGTTTGTGTGCCAGTCCTCGCGTCAGTTCTGTGAGAGTGCAGGAGACCGGGGCGGCTCTACACCCCCTGCCCTCCTACTGCTGCTGTCACGCCTCTGCCTGGACTATGAAACCTCCACCATCACCTACATCCTCACCCTCACAGACGAACAGTTCCTCGTGCAG CATCACTCTCCTGTAACTGCAGTCACAGCTTTATGTGGAGAGGCCAGAGAGGCAGCACAGAGGCTACTGAACCATTATGTCAAG GTTCAGGGCCTGATCATATCCCAGATGCTGAGAAAGAGTGTGGAGACACGAGACTGGGTCAACACCATCGAGCCCCGGAATGTCCGTGCTGTGATGAAGAGAGTGGTGGAGGATACCACCTCTATTGATGTGCAG GTGGGTCTTCTCTATGAGGAGGGGGTGAGGAAAGCCCACAGCAGTGACTCCAGCAAAAGGACCTTCTCCGTCTATAGCAGTTCGAGGCAGCAAACCCGCTATGCCCCTAGCTACACACCTAG TGCTCCTATGGATACCAATCTCCTGAGTAACATACACAAGCTCTTCTCTGAGCGGGTTGAAATATTCAGTCCTGTGGAGTTTAACAAG GTCTCTGTGTTGACGGGAATCATAAAGATCAGTCTGAAGACGTTCCTGGAGTGTGTCCGCCTGCGTACCTTTGGTCGTTATGGCCTGCAACAGATTCAGGTGGACTGCCACTACCTGCAGATGTACCTCTGGCGCTTTGTCTCCGATGAGAACCTGGTCCACTTCCTGCTCGATGAGATAGTGGGCAGCACTGCCCACCGTTGCCTGGACCCCGCTCCCATGGAGCAGAGCGTCATCGAGGTCATCTGTGAGAGAGGTTAA
- the frmd8 gene encoding FERM domain-containing protein 8 isoform X2: MEGDECGRFPPEPSEGKSQRGSVASSVTRAQDVLVYLVGDSAVHLCVEGVGCVSVQELGHSVREALHIPDSAMDVFAFWLCSPLLELQLKPKHQPYKLCRQWQDLLYRFTEASEEDISQDEPSLQYRRNVFYPKSKELQIEDEGVLRLLYDEARVNILAGRFPCDPETWMGLGALSFALELGIGLDDQKATAALREKKLISFLPVHVSGGGGGLFSTLRGKGGRQAGLERNLLEEYRKISTSGSTPLEPTQRIRQYLSTCHSLPYYGCAFFSGEIDKPAQGILYRAGRKAVNVGISLEGVYVMNVKEKHVLLGLRFSELSWDHSYPEGEGDSHILWLEFDGEEAGTPVNKLLKIYSKQAELMSGLIEFCVELRSAAEGGTTTETDGDVGPSHQPAGQAGGSGGEGNGRRGKLRRQNSVVCSRVHTLNTISYVDNDGIDLL; the protein is encoded by the exons ATGGAAGGAGATGAGTGTGGGAGGTTTCCTCCAGAACCATCGGAGGGTAAATCACAGAGGGGAAGTGTGGCCTCCTCAGTCACCCGCG CTCAAGATGTGCTTGTGTACCTGGTGGGTGACAGTGCTGTACACCTGTGTGTGGAGGGGGTTGGCTGTGTGAGTGTCCAGGAGCTAGGCCACAGTGTCCGGGAGGCTCTCCACATTCCTGATTCGGCAATGGATGTCTTTGCCTTCtggctctgctctcctctgctcg aACTGCAGTTAAAGCCGAAGCATCAGCCTTACAAACTGTGCCGCCAGTGGCAGGACCTTCTGTATCGCTTCACTGAGGCCTCGGAGGAGGACATATCTCAAG atgAGCCGAGCCTGCAGTACAGAAGGAATGTGTTTTATCCCAAGTCTAAAGAGCTGCAG ATTGAAGACGAGGGGGTGTTGAGACTCCTTTATGATGAGGCACGGGTTAACATCCTCGCTGGCCGCTTCCCCTGTGACCCTGAGACCTGGATGGGTTTGGGCGCACTGTCTTTTGCTCTGGAGCTGGGTATCGGTCTGGATGACCAGAAAGCCACGGCTGCTTTAAG GGAGAAGAAGCTGATATCCTTCCTGCCTGTACATGTTTCAGGGGGAGGTGGGGGGCTGTTCTCTACCCTGAGGGGGAAAGGGGGCCGTCAGGCAGGGCTAGAGCGCAACCTGTTGGAGGAATATCGCAAGATCAGCACCTCAGGCAGCACCCCCCTGGAGCCCACTCAGCGTATACGCCAGTACCTCAGCACATGCCACTCTCTGCCTTACTACGG GTGTGCTTTCTTCTCGGGGGAGATCGACAAGCCAGCCCAGGGGATTCTTTATAGAGCAGGACGGAAAGCTGTCAATGTGGGGATCAGTCTGGAGGGGGTGTATGTAATGAATGTCAAAGAGAAG CACGTGCTCCTAGGCCTGCGCTTCAGTGAGCTGTCTTGGGACCACAGCTATCCTGAAGGGGAGGGTGACTCACACATCCTGTGGCTCGAATTCGATGGGGAGGAGGCTGGCACCCCTGTCAACAAGTTACTGAAGATCTACTCAAAACAA GCAGAGCTTATGAGCGGCCTTATCGAGTTCTGTGTGGAGCTACGTTCTGCAGCCGAAGGAGGGACGACCACGGAAACAGACGGCGATGTCGGTCCATCCCATCAGCCTGCTGGACAGGCGGGGGGCAGTGGCGGAGAAGGGAACGGTCGCCGTGGCAAACTGCGTAGGCAGAACAGTGTGGTGTGCAGTCGGGTCCATACACTGAACACCATCAGCTATGTGGACAACG ATGGAATTGATCTACTATGA
- the frmd8 gene encoding FERM domain-containing protein 8 isoform X1, with protein MEGDECGRFPPEPSEGKSQRGSVASSVTRAQDVLVYLVGDSAVHLCVEGVGCVSVQELGHSVREALHIPDSAMDVFAFWLCSPLLELQLKPKHQPYKLCRQWQDLLYRFTEASEEDISQDEPSLQYRRNVFYPKSKELQIEDEGVLRLLYDEARVNILAGRFPCDPETWMGLGALSFALELGIGLDDQKATAALREKKLISFLPVHVSGGGGGLFSTLRGKGGRQAGLERNLLEEYRKISTSGSTPLEPTQRIRQYLSTCHSLPYYGCAFFSGEIDKPAQGILYRAGRKAVNVGISLEGVYVMNVKEKHVLLGLRFSELSWDHSYPEGEGDSHILWLEFDGEEAGTPVNKLLKIYSKQAELMSGLIEFCVELRSAAEGGTTTETDGDVGPSHQPAGQAGGSGGEGNGRRGKLRRQNSVVCSRVHTLNTISYVDNGKEIKRLKPKRAASFFTRQAQPPTYSVVQVQESLEQR; from the exons ATGGAAGGAGATGAGTGTGGGAGGTTTCCTCCAGAACCATCGGAGGGTAAATCACAGAGGGGAAGTGTGGCCTCCTCAGTCACCCGCG CTCAAGATGTGCTTGTGTACCTGGTGGGTGACAGTGCTGTACACCTGTGTGTGGAGGGGGTTGGCTGTGTGAGTGTCCAGGAGCTAGGCCACAGTGTCCGGGAGGCTCTCCACATTCCTGATTCGGCAATGGATGTCTTTGCCTTCtggctctgctctcctctgctcg aACTGCAGTTAAAGCCGAAGCATCAGCCTTACAAACTGTGCCGCCAGTGGCAGGACCTTCTGTATCGCTTCACTGAGGCCTCGGAGGAGGACATATCTCAAG atgAGCCGAGCCTGCAGTACAGAAGGAATGTGTTTTATCCCAAGTCTAAAGAGCTGCAG ATTGAAGACGAGGGGGTGTTGAGACTCCTTTATGATGAGGCACGGGTTAACATCCTCGCTGGCCGCTTCCCCTGTGACCCTGAGACCTGGATGGGTTTGGGCGCACTGTCTTTTGCTCTGGAGCTGGGTATCGGTCTGGATGACCAGAAAGCCACGGCTGCTTTAAG GGAGAAGAAGCTGATATCCTTCCTGCCTGTACATGTTTCAGGGGGAGGTGGGGGGCTGTTCTCTACCCTGAGGGGGAAAGGGGGCCGTCAGGCAGGGCTAGAGCGCAACCTGTTGGAGGAATATCGCAAGATCAGCACCTCAGGCAGCACCCCCCTGGAGCCCACTCAGCGTATACGCCAGTACCTCAGCACATGCCACTCTCTGCCTTACTACGG GTGTGCTTTCTTCTCGGGGGAGATCGACAAGCCAGCCCAGGGGATTCTTTATAGAGCAGGACGGAAAGCTGTCAATGTGGGGATCAGTCTGGAGGGGGTGTATGTAATGAATGTCAAAGAGAAG CACGTGCTCCTAGGCCTGCGCTTCAGTGAGCTGTCTTGGGACCACAGCTATCCTGAAGGGGAGGGTGACTCACACATCCTGTGGCTCGAATTCGATGGGGAGGAGGCTGGCACCCCTGTCAACAAGTTACTGAAGATCTACTCAAAACAA GCAGAGCTTATGAGCGGCCTTATCGAGTTCTGTGTGGAGCTACGTTCTGCAGCCGAAGGAGGGACGACCACGGAAACAGACGGCGATGTCGGTCCATCCCATCAGCCTGCTGGACAGGCGGGGGGCAGTGGCGGAGAAGGGAACGGTCGCCGTGGCAAACTGCGTAGGCAGAACAGTGTGGTGTGCAGTCGGGTCCATACACTGAACACCATCAGCTATGTGGACAACG GTAAAGAAATCAAACGTCTGAAGCCGAAGAGGGCTGCTTCCTTCTTCACCAGGCAGGCACAGCCACCAACATATTCCGTAGTACAGGTGCAAGAGAGTTTGGAGCAACGGTGA